The Lachnospiraceae bacterium oral taxon 500 genome window below encodes:
- a CDS encoding 50S ribosomal protein L2 — MNMKSYRPYTPSRRHMTVASYEGLTKKKPEKSLVISLKKNSGRNNQGKITVRHRGGGHKIKYRIIDFKRNKDNMPAKVAAIEYDPNRTAFIALLNYQDGEKRYILAPVGLKVGDVLMSGENAEVKVGNTLPMANIPVGANIHNVEMKPGKGGQLVRSAGMVAQLMAKEGKYATLRLPSGEMRMLPILCRATIGQVGNTEHELVNVGKAGRKRHMGIRPTVRGSVMNPNDHPHGGGEGTTPIGLKNPKTPWGKPALGLKTRKKKKNSTKYIVRARSKNN; from the coding sequence ATTAATATGAAATCATATCGTCCATATACTCCTTCCAGAAGACATATGACCGTAGCGTCTTATGAAGGGCTGACCAAGAAAAAGCCGGAGAAGTCGCTGGTTATCAGCTTGAAGAAAAATTCTGGAAGAAACAATCAAGGTAAAATCACGGTCAGACACCGCGGCGGCGGACACAAGATCAAATACAGAATTATTGACTTTAAGAGAAATAAGGATAATATGCCGGCAAAGGTAGCGGCAATTGAGTACGATCCGAACCGGACTGCATTCATTGCTTTGCTTAACTATCAGGACGGCGAAAAGAGATATATCTTGGCACCGGTCGGCTTAAAGGTCGGCGATGTGCTGATGAGCGGCGAAAATGCCGAAGTAAAAGTCGGAAACACCTTACCGATGGCCAACATTCCGGTGGGTGCCAACATCCACAACGTGGAAATGAAGCCGGGCAAGGGCGGACAATTAGTGCGCTCGGCCGGTATGGTTGCACAGCTGATGGCCAAAGAAGGCAAGTACGCAACTCTGCGTCTGCCCTCCGGTGAAATGAGAATGCTGCCGATTTTGTGTCGGGCAACCATCGGTCAAGTAGGCAATACCGAGCATGAATTGGTTAACGTCGGTAAAGCCGGCCGCAAGAGACACATGGGTATTCGCCCGACCGTCCGCGGTTCGGTTATGAACCCGAATGATCACCCGCACGGCGGTGGTGAAGGTACCACTCCGATCGGTCTTAAGAATCCGAAAACTCCTTGGGGTAAGCCGGCGCTTGGTCTTAAGACGAGAAAGAAGAAAAAGAATTCCACGAAATATATTGTTCGCGCACGCAGTAAGAACAATTAG
- a CDS encoding 50S ribosomal protein L23, whose translation MANVQYYDVLLRPVVTEKSMEMMSEKKYTFFVHPEANKIQIKEAVEKMFPGTKVEKVNTMNYDGKEKRRGATKGRTAKTKKAIVSLTADSKDIEFFDGM comes from the coding sequence ATGGCAAACGTTCAATACTATGATGTGTTGCTCCGCCCGGTAGTAACCGAAAAATCAATGGAAATGATGTCGGAAAAGAAATATACTTTCTTTGTTCATCCGGAAGCAAATAAAATCCAAATCAAAGAAGCGGTTGAAAAGATGTTCCCCGGAACAAAGGTAGAAAAAGTCAACACCATGAATTACGACGGCAAAGAAAAGAGACGCGGCGCGACGAAGGGCAGAACGGCTAAGACCAAAAAAGCAATCGTCAGCTTAACGGCAGACAGCAAAGACATCGAATTCTTTGACGGCATGTAA
- a CDS encoding 50S ribosomal protein L4 → MAKIAVLNMQGKQVEEIELNDSIFGLEANDHVVYRAVVTQLANHRQGTQSALTRGEVRGGGIKPWRQKGTGRARQGSIRAPQWTGGGVVFAPKPRDYSKRLNKKERRLALKVALSEKVRNGNLIVLDKLEFGEIKTKNMVAVLKALEVTKGLVVLSGVDNNVVLSARNIPDTRTIPVNNINIYDLLKYEKCVITKDAVKALEEVYA, encoded by the coding sequence ATGGCGAAAATAGCAGTATTAAATATGCAGGGCAAACAAGTCGAGGAAATCGAGTTAAATGATAGCATTTTTGGCCTGGAAGCAAACGATCATGTCGTTTACCGGGCGGTAGTTACTCAGCTTGCCAATCATCGTCAGGGCACACAGTCAGCTTTGACCAGAGGAGAAGTACGAGGCGGCGGTATCAAACCGTGGCGGCAAAAGGGAACCGGTCGGGCCAGACAGGGTTCGATTCGTGCTCCGCAGTGGACCGGCGGTGGCGTGGTATTTGCGCCGAAACCGCGTGACTACTCCAAGCGTTTGAATAAAAAGGAAAGAAGATTGGCGCTGAAAGTAGCGTTATCGGAAAAAGTAAGAAACGGAAATCTGATTGTGCTGGATAAGTTGGAATTCGGCGAGATTAAGACCAAGAACATGGTAGCGGTGCTGAAGGCGCTGGAAGTAACCAAGGGTCTGGTTGTGCTGAGCGGTGTAGACAACAATGTGGTTCTGTCGGCCAGAAACATTCCCGATACCAGAACGATTCCGGTAAATAATATCAATATTTATGATTTGCTGAAATACGAAAAATGCGTTATTACCAAAGACGCAGTTAAGGCTCTTGAGGAGGTGTATGCGTAA
- a CDS encoding 50S ribosomal protein L3 encodes MKKAIIARKIGMTQIFTEDGTVVPVTVLQAGPCPVVQVKTVENDGYSAVQLGFEEKTKNVTKPAKGHFEKANVPAQKFLKEFRLADAENYQIGQMVTAESFAAGDYVDVTGRSKGKGYQGAIKRHGQHRGPMAHGSKYHRYAGSMGNASFPGKVFKGKKLPGHMGAVQITVQNLEVVRVDAENNLLLIKGAVPGAKKTVVTVRSAVKKA; translated from the coding sequence ATGAAAAAAGCAATCATTGCCAGAAAAATCGGTATGACGCAGATTTTTACCGAAGACGGAACCGTAGTTCCGGTTACGGTGCTTCAGGCGGGACCTTGCCCGGTAGTGCAGGTCAAGACTGTAGAAAACGACGGATACAGTGCGGTTCAGTTGGGCTTTGAAGAAAAGACCAAAAATGTGACCAAACCGGCCAAGGGACATTTTGAAAAGGCCAATGTACCGGCGCAGAAGTTTTTAAAGGAATTTCGGTTGGCGGACGCTGAAAATTATCAGATCGGCCAGATGGTTACGGCGGAGAGCTTTGCTGCCGGCGACTATGTTGACGTAACCGGACGTTCCAAAGGTAAGGGCTATCAAGGCGCAATCAAGCGTCACGGCCAGCACCGCGGACCGATGGCCCACGGCTCCAAATATCATCGCTATGCCGGTTCGATGGGTAATGCATCCTTCCCGGGCAAAGTATTTAAAGGCAAAAAGCTGCCGGGACATATGGGCGCGGTACAGATTACGGTGCAGAACCTTGAAGTTGTTCGGGTGGACGCAGAAAATAATTTATTATTGATCAAAGGTGCAGTTCCCGGAGCAAAGAAAACAGTCGTGACGGTAAGAAGTGCCGTCAAGAAGGCTTAG
- a CDS encoding 30S ribosomal protein S10, whose translation MAKEKIRISLKAYDHELIDQSAVKIIETAKKTGAKVSGPIPLPTKKEVVTILRAVHKYKDSREQFERRTHKRLIDILMPTAKTVDALMKLELPAGVDIKVNAK comes from the coding sequence ATGGCTAAGGAAAAAATCAGAATCAGTTTAAAGGCATACGATCATGAGCTTATTGATCAGTCAGCAGTCAAAATCATTGAGACAGCGAAGAAAACGGGAGCAAAGGTGAGCGGCCCGATTCCGCTGCCGACCAAAAAGGAAGTGGTTACGATCCTGCGGGCGGTGCATAAGTACAAGGACTCCAGAGAGCAGTTCGAGAGAAGAACGCACAAGCGTTTGATCGATATTTTAATGCCGACGGCTAAGACCGTGGACGCTTTGATGAAGTTAGAGCTCCCGGCTGGCGTAGATATCAAAGTTAATGCAAAATAA
- the brnQ gene encoding branched-chain amino acid transport system II carrier protein, translating to MKEKLSLRQYMLIGTMLFGMFFGAGNLIVPPMTGKLAGEEVWSAMFFFSITAVALPVLGVVAVAKAGSLKNLAERVSPRFAGIFTAAIYLSIGPVLAIPRASTVAFEMGAKPYLPAAFSERLALFLYSLLFFAIVYWLALNPSKLVERLGKIITPTLLGLMLILFATALITGMPAMGAAATTAYQEHPGLTGLIDGYMTMDTIAALNFGIVISMVIRDFQVTEEKAIVRATVRAGGFAGLLLAVIYFILAYLGASGAGLFADATNGAQILSRLSNHLFGWSGAILTGAIFTLACLSVSVGLVTSSGEYFAAIYPRFSYKAWVSLWTLLSLAFANIGLDAILKYNVTVLYVLYPIAIVLIFLALVHYRLPVGQWIYRLPVYTAMIISGVAALATELGIEIPLIYPLFARLPLHEVKLSWLLPVLVVFGLTWALQVGGWELLKKKFD from the coding sequence ATGAAAGAAAAATTAAGTTTAAGACAGTATATGCTGATTGGAACAATGCTTTTCGGAATGTTTTTCGGAGCGGGCAATTTGATCGTGCCGCCGATGACCGGGAAGCTGGCCGGTGAAGAGGTGTGGAGTGCTATGTTTTTCTTCAGCATTACCGCAGTAGCGCTGCCGGTTTTGGGAGTGGTGGCGGTGGCCAAAGCCGGCAGCTTGAAAAACTTGGCAGAACGGGTCAGCCCGCGCTTTGCGGGGATCTTCACGGCGGCTATTTATTTATCCATCGGGCCGGTACTGGCTATTCCCAGAGCCAGTACGGTTGCTTTTGAAATGGGGGCTAAGCCTTATCTGCCGGCTGCTTTCTCTGAGCGTTTGGCTTTGTTTCTTTATTCCCTGCTGTTTTTTGCTATCGTTTATTGGCTGGCACTAAATCCCAGCAAGCTGGTGGAGCGGCTTGGCAAAATCATTACGCCGACGCTGCTGGGCTTGATGCTGATCTTATTCGCGACCGCTCTGATCACTGGAATGCCGGCGATGGGAGCAGCAGCGACTACCGCTTATCAGGAGCATCCGGGGCTGACCGGACTGATCGATGGCTATATGACGATGGACACGATTGCTGCTCTCAACTTTGGAATAGTTATTTCTATGGTTATTCGAGATTTTCAGGTGACAGAGGAAAAGGCAATCGTCCGGGCGACAGTCAGGGCGGGCGGCTTTGCCGGGTTATTGCTGGCAGTGATTTATTTCATTTTGGCTTATTTGGGAGCTTCCGGTGCCGGTCTTTTTGCCGATGCAACCAATGGCGCTCAAATCTTGAGCCGTTTGTCGAATCACCTTTTTGGATGGAGCGGTGCGATTTTAACGGGCGCTATTTTTACTCTGGCTTGTTTAAGTGTTTCGGTCGGGCTGGTTACTTCTTCGGGCGAATATTTTGCCGCGATTTATCCGCGCTTTTCCTATAAAGCTTGGGTCAGCTTATGGACGCTGCTCAGTTTGGCGTTTGCCAATATTGGTTTGGATGCGATCTTAAAGTACAATGTGACAGTGCTTTATGTCCTTTATCCGATTGCCATTGTCCTGATCTTTCTGGCGCTGGTCCATTACCGGCTGCCGGTCGGGCAATGGATTTACCGGCTGCCGGTCTACACGGCCATGATCATCAGTGGCGTGGCGGCGCTGGCAACGGAACTGGGAATAGAAATCCCGCTGATTTATCCGCTGTTTGCCCGGCTGCCGCTGCATGAAGTTAAATTGTCCTGGCTTTTGCCGGTGCTGGTGGTCTTTGGCCTGACTTGGGCATTGCAGGTCGGAGGATGGGAGCTACTAAAGAAAAAGTTTGACTAA
- a CDS encoding 2-hydroxyglutaryl-CoA dehydratase: MRERSWQEFTAEMKATHTILIPNMASIHFEILKNIFLYHGYKVELLTTTDQRIVEEGLRYVHNDTCYPALLCIGQIMDALHSGKYDLSKTALILSQTGGGCRASNYIHLLRKALKTDGLGHIPVISFSTSGLEKHSGFQLSLAMVHHLLVGVVYGDLLMLLSNQTRPYEITAGETDRLVENWTRRLAKLMAQKKAFSRIGIKRYLNEIADDFAAIALEKRDKTKVGIVGEIYVKYSPLANNHLEKFLAEHDCEVNVPGILGFVLYCAKNNVIDIKLYGGHLLNRIVHHLIFRYVEGYEKLLIQAVGRHSKFLAPWPHQRLFQEGTKVVGEGCKMGEGWLLTAEMVELIHHGFSNIVCTQPFGCLPNHIVGKGMIRNLRESFNANIVAIDYDPGATHVNQENRLKLMLAVAKEGKLKERTASLAEMAD, translated from the coding sequence ATGAGAGAACGAAGCTGGCAGGAATTTACCGCGGAAATGAAAGCAACGCATACCATATTGATTCCCAATATGGCGTCGATTCATTTTGAAATATTAAAAAATATTTTTTTATATCATGGTTATAAGGTTGAGCTGCTGACCACGACCGATCAGCGGATTGTCGAGGAGGGGCTGCGCTATGTCCATAACGACACCTGCTATCCGGCACTTTTGTGCATCGGTCAAATCATGGATGCGTTGCACAGCGGCAAATATGATCTGAGTAAGACGGCACTGATTTTGTCCCAGACGGGCGGCGGCTGCCGGGCGTCCAATTATATTCACCTGTTGCGCAAAGCCTTAAAAACCGACGGACTGGGGCATATTCCGGTGATCTCTTTTTCAACTTCGGGGCTGGAAAAGCATAGCGGCTTTCAGCTGTCGCTGGCAATGGTGCATCATCTGCTGGTTGGTGTGGTCTACGGCGACCTGTTGATGCTGCTGTCCAATCAAACCCGGCCTTATGAAATCACGGCGGGGGAAACGGATCGTTTGGTCGAAAACTGGACGCGGCGGCTGGCGAAGCTGATGGCGCAAAAAAAAGCATTTTCCCGTATCGGGATCAAGCGCTATCTGAATGAGATTGCAGATGATTTTGCGGCGATTGCCCTGGAAAAGAGGGACAAGACGAAGGTGGGCATTGTCGGCGAGATCTATGTTAAATATTCGCCCTTAGCCAATAATCATTTGGAAAAGTTCTTGGCTGAGCATGACTGCGAGGTCAATGTTCCGGGAATTTTAGGTTTTGTCCTTTACTGTGCCAAAAATAATGTCATTGATATCAAGCTTTACGGTGGCCATCTACTGAACCGGATCGTGCATCATCTGATTTTCCGCTATGTGGAGGGCTATGAAAAACTGCTGATTCAAGCAGTCGGGAGACATAGTAAGTTTTTGGCGCCCTGGCCGCACCAAAGGCTTTTTCAGGAGGGCACCAAGGTGGTCGGCGAGGGTTGTAAAATGGGCGAAGGATGGCTTTTGACGGCGGAGATGGTCGAACTGATCCATCATGGTTTTTCCAATATCGTCTGTACCCAGCCCTTTGGCTGTCTGCCCAATCATATTGTCGGCAAGGGCATGATCCGCAATTTGCGGGAGAGCTTTAACGCCAATATTGTGGCGATTGACTACGACCCCGGTGCGACGCACGTTAATCAGGAAAACCGGCTGAAGCTGATGCTGGCGGTAGCCAAGGAAGGCAAGCTGAAAGAAAGAACGGCTTCGCTGGCAGAGATGGCAGATTGA
- a CDS encoding 2-hydroxyglutaryl-CoA dehydratase, whose amino-acid sequence MRVGLDIGSTTLKCVVLDNDNNIVYTHYERHLSQIAAKTAALIEQIMERFPGIGECPVCISGSAGMGLAEDLGVSFVQEVYASRLAVKALYPDTDVVIELGGEDAKILFLTGALEVRMNGSCAGGTGAFIDQMATLLGVTAEEMNSLAAGSEKFYTIASRCGVFAKSDIQALLNQGALPQDIAHSIFHAVVSQTIAGLAQGREISGKILYLGGPMTFFSGLRAAFDDALKLQGICPDNSLYYVAYGAARYPESHAVDLSFLAHSARAYLSKNDYKKCKALFESEAQYADFKRRHQRKDISTDAQPGADNKLWLGVDAGSTTVKFVALNRKNEIVFTRYVSNKDNPVSIVRGFLTELYERYPGIRIGGAAATGYGEDIIKNAFSFDLGVVETIAHFTAAYAFDPEVDFIIDIGGQDIKCFKIRNGAIDNIFLNEACSSGCGSFLQSFAATLGYDSADFAALGLFADAPVDLGSRCTVFMNSSVKQAQKDGAALASISSGLSISVVKNALYKVIRAATPDSLGRHIVVQGGTFMSDAVLRSFELEIGREVTRPNIAGLMGAYGAALYVKNMDYENSTVLTPEKLAEFEHTIKRTTCKGCANYCQLTVNRFGTGRRYISGNRCELPLTGKSPQKRLNIYDYKKELLAAYQPVSGRRGRIGMPLALNVYEMLPFWHTFFTALGFELHTTEEADRKLYIRGQHTIPSDTVCYPAKLVHGHIEELLDKKLDAIFYPCLSYNFDEGISDNCYNCPVVAYYPEVIQKNVKRLADTAFISDYIGIHRPKDFPKKMQEILAKYFPKISLREIQEAARQAYAENDAYRQRIMQKGQEIMAQAKAQGLSLIVLAGRPYHMDREINHGIDDLICDCGAAVISEDCLAAEFGKVNTLVINQWTYHARMYAAAKYIAESKDPDINLVQLVSFGCGVDAITTDEIREILEDSGRIYTQLKIDEIANLGAVKIRMRSLFAAIEQKKREDKR is encoded by the coding sequence ATGCGGGTAGGACTGGATATTGGCTCTACGACTTTAAAATGCGTTGTCTTAGACAACGATAACAATATAGTATACACTCATTATGAGCGTCATTTATCGCAAATTGCCGCTAAGACGGCAGCGCTGATTGAGCAGATTATGGAGCGCTTTCCGGGGATCGGGGAATGTCCGGTTTGCATTTCCGGCTCAGCCGGAATGGGACTGGCTGAGGATCTGGGCGTGTCTTTCGTGCAGGAAGTTTATGCCAGCCGCTTAGCGGTGAAAGCACTTTATCCTGATACGGATGTAGTCATTGAATTGGGCGGTGAAGACGCTAAAATTTTATTTTTAACCGGGGCACTGGAGGTTCGGATGAACGGCAGCTGCGCCGGCGGGACCGGGGCGTTTATTGACCAGATGGCAACCCTGCTGGGCGTAACGGCGGAAGAAATGAATAGCCTGGCGGCCGGCAGTGAAAAGTTTTATACGATTGCCTCCCGCTGCGGAGTCTTTGCCAAAAGCGATATTCAGGCGCTGCTCAATCAGGGGGCGTTGCCGCAGGATATCGCTCATTCTATTTTTCATGCCGTTGTCAGCCAGACGATTGCGGGGCTGGCGCAGGGGCGGGAAATCAGCGGTAAAATCCTGTATCTGGGTGGGCCGATGACTTTTTTTTCGGGCTTACGAGCGGCGTTTGACGATGCCTTAAAGCTGCAAGGTATCTGTCCGGACAACTCTCTTTATTATGTTGCTTACGGTGCGGCCCGCTATCCTGAAAGCCATGCCGTGGATTTGTCTTTTCTGGCCCACTCAGCCCGTGCCTATCTTTCCAAAAATGATTATAAGAAGTGCAAAGCCTTATTTGAAAGTGAAGCCCAGTATGCTGACTTTAAACGGCGCCACCAGCGAAAGGATATTTCGACGGATGCGCAGCCGGGCGCTGATAATAAGCTGTGGCTGGGAGTGGATGCCGGTTCAACGACGGTTAAGTTTGTCGCTTTAAATCGGAAAAATGAGATTGTATTCACGCGCTATGTGTCAAACAAGGACAATCCGGTTTCTATCGTCCGCGGCTTTTTAACCGAACTGTATGAGCGCTATCCCGGGATCCGGATTGGCGGGGCGGCTGCGACCGGCTATGGCGAGGATATTATTAAAAATGCCTTTTCCTTTGATCTGGGTGTGGTGGAAACGATTGCTCATTTTACGGCGGCGTATGCCTTTGACCCGGAGGTTGATTTTATCATTGATATCGGCGGTCAGGATATTAAGTGCTTTAAGATCCGAAACGGAGCGATTGATAATATTTTTTTAAACGAAGCCTGTTCGTCCGGCTGCGGTTCCTTTTTACAGTCCTTTGCGGCTACACTCGGCTATGACAGTGCGGATTTTGCGGCGCTGGGCTTATTTGCAGATGCGCCGGTTGACTTGGGCAGCCGCTGCACCGTGTTTATGAACTCTTCGGTTAAGCAGGCCCAAAAAGACGGGGCGGCGCTGGCCTCCATTTCTTCGGGGCTGTCGATCAGTGTGGTGAAAAATGCTTTGTATAAAGTGATTCGAGCAGCGACACCGGACAGTCTGGGCCGGCATATCGTGGTTCAGGGCGGCACGTTTATGAGCGATGCGGTGCTGCGCAGCTTTGAGCTGGAGATCGGGCGGGAAGTGACCCGGCCCAATATTGCCGGTTTAATGGGGGCGTACGGAGCGGCGCTGTATGTCAAAAATATGGATTATGAGAACAGTACGGTTCTGACACCGGAGAAACTGGCGGAGTTTGAACATACCATTAAACGGACAACCTGCAAGGGCTGTGCCAATTACTGCCAGCTGACGGTCAATCGTTTCGGCACCGGCCGGCGCTATATTTCCGGCAACCGCTGCGAGCTGCCTTTAACCGGCAAATCACCGCAAAAGCGGCTGAATATTTATGATTATAAAAAGGAATTGTTGGCGGCATATCAGCCGGTGTCCGGACGGCGGGGGCGGATTGGCATGCCGCTGGCGCTGAATGTTTATGAAATGCTGCCGTTTTGGCATACCTTTTTTACTGCACTCGGCTTTGAACTGCACACGACGGAGGAAGCCGACCGCAAACTCTATATCCGGGGCCAGCATACGATTCCGTCCGATACGGTTTGTTATCCGGCGAAACTGGTGCACGGACATATCGAGGAGTTGTTGGATAAAAAATTGGATGCGATTTTTTATCCCTGCCTGTCGTATAATTTTGACGAGGGGATTAGTGACAACTGCTATAACTGTCCGGTAGTGGCCTATTATCCGGAGGTTATCCAAAAAAATGTAAAACGCCTGGCCGATACTGCTTTTATCAGCGATTATATCGGCATCCATCGGCCCAAAGATTTTCCGAAGAAAATGCAGGAGATTTTAGCCAAGTATTTTCCTAAGATTTCACTGCGGGAAATTCAGGAGGCGGCCCGGCAGGCCTATGCCGAAAATGACGCCTATAGGCAAAGAATTATGCAAAAGGGGCAGGAAATCATGGCTCAGGCCAAAGCGCAGGGATTGTCTTTGATCGTACTGGCCGGCCGGCCCTATCATATGGACCGGGAGATCAATCACGGAATTGATGATTTGATTTGCGACTGCGGCGCGGCGGTGATCAGCGAGGACTGTTTGGCGGCCGAGTTTGGCAAAGTGAATACCTTGGTCATTAATCAATGGACTTATCACGCCAGGATGTATGCGGCGGCCAAATATATCGCTGAAAGCAAAGACCCGGATATTAATCTGGTTCAGTTAGTCAGCTTTGGCTGCGGCGTTGACGCTATTACAACGGATGAAATCCGGGAGATTTTGGAAGACAGCGGCCGGATTTACACCCAGCTGAAAATTGATGAAATTGCCAATTTGGGAGCAGTCAAAATCCGAATGCGCAGCTTATTTGCCGCAATTGAACAAAAAAAGAGAGAGGATAAGCGATGA
- a CDS encoding type 2 isopentenyl-diphosphate Delta-isomerase encodes MEKTAQRKDEHLQYALQFHNQQNPEWDSISLPLRSLPELNLDEISLHTEIMGFSLNYPFYINAMTGGSRQAEEWNRNLAILARECGLMLVMGSYGIALRRPEAKRSFAVIRREAPDICLGVNLGADKTPAEAWQALEETAADFLQIHINPLQELIMPEGERNFRGWLGHIEEIVRKSPVPVMVKQVGFGMSRDDIAGLLAAGVRTIDISGRGGTNFAKIENVRRDKPFAELENLGISTVESLKNSRDFQGQAEFLASGGIKNALHIAKALALGAKAAGLAGQILYLLKEKGLTETIAEVEHWKEELKRLYLLCGVKNTAGLNRLAAGEKE; translated from the coding sequence ATGGAAAAAACGGCGCAAAGAAAAGACGAGCATTTACAATATGCCCTGCAGTTTCACAATCAGCAAAACCCGGAATGGGATTCGATTTCTCTGCCGCTGCGTTCCCTGCCGGAATTAAATCTGGATGAGATCAGCCTGCACACGGAAATTATGGGATTTTCCCTGAACTATCCTTTTTATATCAATGCCATGACGGGCGGCAGCCGGCAGGCGGAGGAATGGAACCGAAACCTGGCGATTTTGGCCAGAGAATGCGGCTTGATGCTGGTAATGGGCTCTTACGGCATTGCCCTGCGCCGGCCGGAAGCAAAGCGGTCGTTTGCCGTGATTCGCCGGGAAGCGCCGGACATTTGTCTGGGTGTTAATCTGGGGGCGGATAAAACTCCGGCTGAGGCCTGGCAGGCGCTTGAGGAGACGGCGGCCGATTTTTTACAGATTCATATCAACCCTTTGCAGGAGTTAATCATGCCGGAGGGCGAAAGAAACTTCCGGGGCTGGCTCGGTCATATTGAGGAAATTGTGCGAAAAAGTCCGGTGCCGGTGATGGTGAAGCAGGTCGGCTTCGGTATGAGCCGGGATGATATCGCGGGGCTTTTGGCGGCCGGAGTAAGAACAATTGATATCAGCGGCCGGGGCGGTACGAACTTTGCCAAGATTGAAAATGTCCGCCGGGACAAACCCTTTGCCGAATTAGAGAATTTGGGCATTTCGACGGTCGAATCCTTAAAAAACAGTCGGGATTTTCAGGGGCAGGCGGAGTTTTTAGCTTCCGGCGGGATTAAAAATGCGCTCCATATTGCCAAGGCCTTAGCACTGGGCGCCAAGGCGGCCGGGCTGGCCGGGCAGATTTTGTATTTGCTGAAAGAAAAAGGCCTGACGGAAACCATTGCCGAGGTTGAACACTGGAAAGAGGAATTAAAGCGGCTGTATTTGCTGTGCGGCGTAAAAAACACCGCCGGCCTGAACCGGCTGGCGGCGGGGGAAAAAGAGTAA
- a CDS encoding uridine kinase: MKKTIIVGVAGGSASGKTTVVSEIMRRFGEQVEVVSHDYYYNDQAEMPMEERYRQNYDHPDAYETKRLVEDIRRLKEGQAIYRPTYDYTQYTRGKEKVLVEPKRVVIVEGILILEDKALRELMDIKIYVDTDSDERLMRRLTRDMAERGRTVESVLEQYRKTVKPMHEQYVEPSKKYADIILPRGGENKIGIEIILRHLKSYIQAE; encoded by the coding sequence ATGAAAAAAACGATTATTGTAGGGGTGGCTGGCGGCTCTGCCTCGGGGAAAACGACCGTAGTTTCGGAAATTATGAGAAGATTCGGCGAACAGGTTGAGGTGGTGAGTCATGATTATTATTACAACGATCAGGCAGAAATGCCGATGGAAGAGCGTTATCGTCAAAATTATGACCATCCCGATGCTTATGAAACCAAACGGCTGGTTGAGGATATCCGGCGGCTGAAAGAGGGGCAGGCAATTTACCGTCCGACTTATGATTATACCCAGTATACCAGAGGGAAAGAAAAGGTTTTGGTTGAGCCCAAGCGGGTGGTTATTGTCGAGGGGATTTTAATCTTAGAAGATAAAGCGCTGCGGGAGTTGATGGATATTAAGATTTATGTTGATACCGATTCCGACGAGCGGCTGATGCGCCGCCTGACCAGAGACATGGCTGAGCGGGGACGGACAGTTGAGTCGGTGCTGGAACAGTACCGCAAAACGGTTAAGCCGATGCATGAGCAGTACGTGGAGCCGTCGAAAAAGTATGCCGATATTATTTTGCCCAGAGGCGGTGAAAATAAAATCGGGATTGAAATTATTTTAAGGCATTTAAAGAGCTATATTCAGGCGGAATAG
- a CDS encoding rhodanese-like domain-containing protein codes for MFRFFKKEKKYEEINVNELDDLIGRIELIDVREGNEFEAGSLKTAQNIPMLVLLQTPDKFLTKDKTYYILCQSGMRSKMAVKTLAGQGYRVVNVVGGMKNYQGKNKK; via the coding sequence ATGTTTCGTTTTTTTAAAAAAGAGAAGAAATATGAGGAGATTAATGTCAACGAACTGGATGATTTGATTGGCCGGATTGAGCTGATTGATGTGCGCGAAGGCAATGAATTTGAGGCTGGCAGTTTGAAAACGGCGCAAAATATTCCGATGCTGGTGTTGCTGCAAACGCCGGATAAGTTTTTAACTAAGGACAAGACCTATTATATTCTCTGCCAGTCGGGGATGAGAAGCAAGATGGCGGTTAAGACACTGGCAGGACAGGGCTACCGGGTGGTCAATGTGGTCGGCGGGATGAAGAATTATCAGGGGAAAAATAAAAAATAA